GACGCCATCGATAAGTGGTTTACGGATCACAAGCTCGTGCCGAAGTGCAGCTTGTGTGGCGGCGGAACGTGGAAACGTGACATCGTCGCCGTGATGCGATCGACCGATCCCTCGAACGCTGGGAGCCTGATGGCCACCGGGCCCGGCTTGGTTCGTATGCTTCGTTTGACTTGCTCCGGCTGCGCGGGAGTACAGTTTGTCGATGCGGCGACGCTGGGGATTTGAATTCTCGCACCATGCAAACCACCACCTTCACCCTGAATGCCGCTGACGGAGTACCGCTACGCGTCTATCGTTGGCTGCCCGAGGGTGCGCCGCAGGGCGTTGTGCAGATTGCACATGGCTGGGCCGAGCATGCTGCGCGGTACGCACGGCTGGCCGAAGTGTTATGCGGCCACGGTTACGGCGTGTACGCCCATGACCATCGCGGCCACGGTCACACGGCACGTACCAGCGCGCAATTGGGATTTCTCGCCGATCGCGACGGTTGGCAGAAATGCATCGACGATCTGTGGCGAGTCACGCAGCACGTTGCCGCGGAACATCCCGACACGCCGATTTTCGGGCTGGGGCACTCGCTCGGCTCGTTCATGATGCAGCAGTACATCAGCGAGCATGGCGAAGCGCTGACTGGCGTGGCGTTGTCGGCCACCAATGGCAAGCCGCCAGCGATCACACCGCTGGGAATTGCGCTGGCGTATTTCGAACGGCTGCGCGTGGGGGCGCATGGCAAAAGCAAGTTGCTGCATCATCTGACGTTCGAGGTATTGAACAAGTCGTTCGAGCCGGCGCGGACGCCGTTCGACTGGCTGTCGCGGGATGCGAGCGAAGTCGATAAGTACGTCGCCGACCCGCTGTGCGGATTCGCGTCGCAGGTGCAAATGTATATCGACGTCCTGCGAGGGCTGAAGGAAATGTCGAGCCCACGCCGGCAAGCGAGAATTCCGAAGTCGCTGCCGATCTACATCTTTTACGGCAGCCTTGATCCGGTGGCGACGAACGTGCCGCAACTGCTGGACGCCTATCGCGTGGCCGGCCTGCGCAACGTGACCTCGAAGGTATACCCCGAAGCGCGGCACGAAGTGTTGAACGAGATTAACCGCGACGAGGTCACGCGCGACTTGCTTGCCTGGCTGGCTGGTGTGCGGGCCAAGCAACCCGTGCGAACTAGCGTTTGATAATCACGCAGACGGCTATTGGGCCCCCGCGTGTTCGTCCGGGGCGCTCGCGTCAGCGGGTTTATTGGACGATTCCGCGGGTGGGCTTGCCGCGGCTGTTTCGTCGGGGACCGAGATCACCGGTTTCAGATTCTTGCTGAAGCGCGGGTCGAACGAATCGTCGATGCGGCGAACGAACTCGAAGTCCTTGGGATAGTCGACCGGGTAAAAGCGCATCGGCTCGGGCGAATCGTCTTCGCTGGCCCCCTTTTCGTTCGTGAAGCTCAGGATGGCCGCGGTCACCTTGGCCGCCGTCTCGGGCGCCAGGTTGTAGACATTGCCAATCGTCAGCCGGGGAATCACCTCGGACTGAAAGATGACGCGATATTGCGATTCTTCCAGCGTCCCTTTCTTGAGCATGCTCTGCACTTTGTCGTCCGAGAGGGCCGCGACTTCGAAGTCGCCTTTGACCAGTCCTTGGATCGAGCGCTTCTGTCCATGCGAGAAGTTCAGCGAGTAGTCGACGTCGGGACGCATGGCGGTATCCTGGGCCAGCACCGCGATCGCGGCCCGATAGCCGGTGATCGAATCGGGGGCCGTGCAGGTCAGCGTGCGGGTACGCAAGTCGGCGAGTGTTTTGATCGCGCTGTCGGTAGGCACGGCGATATCCAGCCGATTGCCGTGCGCGCCCGTGGCGGTTCCCAGCACGGCCACGGGGACGAAGCCGGCGTTGTTCACGACGTACGGCGTATCGGCTGCGTGCAGGGCGACCAATTGGATGGTGCCGGCTTTGATCTCGGCCACGTCGTCAGCCGTGTTGCGGTATTCTTGCAGGACGATCGTCTTGCCCGTGGCCTGGGCCAGGTGCGACTGGAGATCTTCCCAAGCGACGATCTGTGCATCGGCATCGGCGTCGATGTAATGGGCGAGCACAAGCGTGTCAGGATCGAGCCATTGTTGTGGATCGCTGGGTGGATCGGCGAGCAGTCCACCGTCGGCGTCCTTGTAAGTGGCAGCTAGCCGCTTGTTGACGGTTTTGTTCAGCCCGTGCCAAGCAACCAGACGATCTTCGGTGGCACGCAGATTCGCCCGATCCTGCATCACGTGAAAGGTGCCGAGCGCCGTCATGCCAAGCGTGCCCGCCAGCAGCAGGTACAGTCCGGTACGCAACAGGGCCGGCATCGCGGCTTTTCGGGGAGACGCCTGAGACATGTTTCCTCCGGAAACCAAAATATCCGCCTGCGGCAAACCGTAGCTTGCCGTTTGATGCTTGATTCTCGTCAGTCGAGAAGTGCGCCCGGGGCTTCCAAGCTGTTTCGCACACGACTGACAACTCTGCCGCGCTTCGGAAACCGACACGATAGCGGCTGAGTATTAAGATTTGATGAGCGAAAGCGTGACACACGGGTAGAATCCAACGTTTAGCCTGCCCGCATCGCCGATCCACGGCCGCAGGTTCAGTGTTCGTTCGCACAGCGATTCAGGAGTTTCGTGATCGCGTGGTTCCTGGAATAAGAGTCATCGCAGAATCCGAAGGAGCCGGCCCGGCCGCCGAACGTGGCGATCTGGTCGAGTTCGATTCGCAAGGGTGTTTAAGCCGTGGCGAGCGAATCCAGGAGCTAATGTCGTACGCAACCCAGCTCGGCAGCAGACGCATCATTGCGGGAATCGAATATGCACTCATCGGAATGAAGGTGGGCGGGTATCGCAAGGTAAAAATCAGCCCACATCTTGGCTATCGAGACCAAGGAGTCGTGGGGAAGATTCCGCCGAAAGCGGTCCTTGTTTATGAACTTTGGTTGACCAAAGTTGAAAAGTCTAGCCCGCACAAAGACTCGTGACATTCGCGACAAGCACTACTCGCGCCCGGCGTCCGTGCCGGTTGTCGTTGCTGGGGCGCTCGTTGATGGTTTCGCATCGCCGGGGATTGTGGCGACCTTATTCGCTGTGCGATCTTCCTTCGGGTCGACCGAGGTGTAGAACCCGAACATCATTTCTTCCCACGTCTGCTCACCGAACGTTACCGTGGCGGCCGGGTCGGGATTGGCCAGGTTTTCGGCAGAGTTATCGAAGTACGCCGTGCATTCCAGCCGCGTCCCCTTAGGCATCAACTTCGGCTCGGCCAGATAATAGCGCAACTGCCAGTTGAAGTCGTAGTTGGGGACGTCTAGCAGAACTTCCTTGGTGCCGTCCGGGTATTGCGCTTCAAATTTGAAGTTCTTGCCCCGCAGGTGCATGTGCGGCATCAGGCTCAGCAGCAGCGTGTCCTTCAAAAAGCGATGACGCGCCTGCACCTGGAAGTTGCTGTCGCCGGGGGGAATCTTGAAGGCCAGATCGCCGACCATACCGTCGCGCAACGTTTTCTTGACCGTCTGCGGATCCGCGAATTTGAAGCCGACCGAGCTGCGGTCCGCTTGCGCGATTCCGTTCGGTGTGTAATGCAATTGGAATACCAGCTTCGAGCCGGCCGGGACGAATACGGCGGTACCGGCCGGGTTCACGTGCGGCGGCGTGCCGGGAGCGTAGCCGGCCAGCCCGCCACGATTGCCGGAGAACTCGTCCTCGTTGTCGCGCTTGACGAAGACGATGATGTGATGCACGACGCCGCGATTGCTTGGTCGGCATTCGCTGGCTTGCACCCATTTGTCCTCGTTCCAGCCCGGGTCGACGGTGAAGAACTGGTATTCGACGGTTCCTTCGGCTGGCACGTCGAACGCGTTGTCGCTCATGTAGACGACCTGGTCGGGCTGACCGATTTGCCACCCCTCGGCAAATTGTCGCGGCGTGGGCAATTGGCTTTTGTCTCCCTCGGGGCAGCCGTTGGCGATCCAGGTTTTGACGACCTTCTTCTCGTCCTCGGTCATGCGGGTGTCATTGCTGAAATGACCAAAGCGCGGATCGGCGAACCACGGGGGCATGCGACCATCGGAGATCACTTCGCCGATCATCTCGGCCCAGCCCTGCACTTCGTCATAGGAAGTCATCGCGAACGGCGCGATCTCACCTGGCCGATGACAACTAACACAACGATCGTTGAAGATTCGCGCCACTTGGTTCGAGTAAGTGACGTCGCCGTGAGGCTCGTGCTTGACGCGACCGATCAAGCAACCGTCGGCCTTGGTAATCGGGTTGGCGACCGATTTGCCGGCTAAAACATCGTCGAGCGCCAGGGCGAGCGAGCGATCGTTGAGGATCGGCTTCACGTATCCGGCTCCGGTCTTGAAACCGTATTGATCGTCGACGCGTCCCCAGTAGCGGATGACGTGATCGGCATCGAGCACGAAGGCCTCGGGCGTGCGCTGCGCGCCCACGGTATCTGCCAGCTTGTTGCCAAGATCCTTCAGCAGCGGGAAGGCGAGGTTGTGGCTTTTCGCGAATTCGGCGATGTCGGAAAGCGAGTCTTGTAGATTTGCGTCGATGCCCAGGAACGCCACGTCATGCGCCGCGTATTCCTTGGCCAACTCGTTCAGACGCGGGGCGTAGATCTTAGCCAGTGGGCATTCGGTGCCCAGGAACACGAGCACGACAGCTTTCTTGTCTTTGAACTCGGCGAGCGGTACGTCGCGACCGTGATGGTCGGGCAGAGAAAACGATGCGATCGTTTTTCCGAGGGGCGTTGCTGTCGATTCCGTGGCCGCGAGTCGTTGCGCCGCAGTAGACGCAAAAATAACGGCCACCGTCAGGCTCGAAATCATGGCGAGCGGAAAGCGACGCATGGAACACCTCGGATAGGGGACATTCAGAGAAACGTTCGATTCAGACGGCTTGATCGTTTGGCGGACGCTATGGTGGGCGACAGTTGGGGGCCGATCGTGCCCCATTGGATCATCGGATATGTCGAATTGCCAGCCGATTTTTCAAAAACAAAGGCGAAGCCGTGGCAACGATGCGCCACGGCTTCGCCTGCTTCATTGTCCGGGGCCTCTTCTCTGTGCCGACCCCGGACAAATTCACCAAGATTAAGTGCGCCTCAGGCGCCGGGCAGGAATCCACCGCCACGTCCGGCCGGGAAGTCGAACTTGGCCCCCTGCAACTTCTCGAACTCACTTTTCTGCTCTGCCGTGAGGATGCCGAGCGCCTTTTCATTGCGCTCTTTTTGCATCGCGGCGAAGCGTTCACGCATGGCGGCACGATCACCGTCGCCAGCAGCGGCTGCGCCCCCTTGCCCACGCCCGGGACGGGATTCTGCGACCAGGGTTTCAACCTTCTTCTTTTGCTCGTCGGTCAGCTTCAGCGACGTGGCGACCTCGGCGTCTTGCAGCGATTGCAACACACCGCGACGCTGCAGGACGAGCTGCTTCAAGCGATCCTTCTGGGAGGCATCGAGCGTCGTGTCAACCTTGGCACGCAGCTCCTTGACCTTCTTTTCGATTTCGCCGCGCAGTTCTTGCATCTTCTCGCGGCGTTCTTCCTGCGACAGGTCCTGCAAGCCGGAAAAAGTTTCCCGCATCTCGGATTGCATTTGTTCCCCCGCCTCGCGCACGGTGGTCGTTTGGGCATCAGTGAGTTTCAACTCTTTTTGAACGGGTTCGAGCGTGAGCATCATCAGGACATCAGCGCCCGGGGCCATGCCCATACCGCGGCCACCGGCTCCGCCACGTCCGCGCTGCTGCGCGGATGCAACCGTGATCGAGCTGACACCAACAACGACCGCTAAAGCGGCAACAACAATCCATCGCGAGGACGACATAGACGGGCTCCTTTTTTGCGCGTGCGAAATCGGCATAGTGAAAGTCAGGCCCAAGGATTAGGGCATCAGTGACAGGTGACGAGAAGGCATTTTCGAAATCGTAAGAGTAGCTCGCCTGCCGCCCTGGTTTTTATCAAGAAGAGCAGTCATCGGCACGTACGATCTGCCGAATGGTGCAAGGATTAAACCCCGCTGTGGCGGCAGGGTTTCACCGGGGGAGTGGGTATTTTTCTAAATTGCTCCCACATAAGGCATTGAGCGGGGCGGGCGTTACCGCCGCAGGGCTTTGGGGCGCCTTGCATAGCGAAAGCACTAGCGTCCCTGACCGCGGCGAGCTTTCGAGGCGCCCAGAGATTTGGGGCCAAGCACGCCGTGGGGCGGATCGACGACGTAGTTCATCCCGTGCAGGGCCGTTTTCTGCGAGCTGGCCGGCAGCCAGTCGTCCGGCGCGAGGGCTTCGTGAACGCCTGAGGACGCGGTAACGATCGAAAGCCGTAGCTCGACGGCGAAACGCCCAGCGGCGTCGCCGACGGCCAGCCAATGGGGCATGACGGCGACCGATTGTTGAATCGATTCCAGCCCTCGTTGCGATCGGCTGAGGCTCGTAATGGGAAAGGCCCAAAAGCCGGCCGGCTCGGAGGCCGAGATCGCGACGTCGAGCCCTTGCCAGCGATCGACCAGGCGCAGCGATGGGGACGACGGCAGATCGAGCTTGCGACCGAAGTCGACCAGCACCTGGTTATTCGCGTCGATGAAATACCGGTCGGGGCAATCGGGAGGCAGGCCGGCGAAATTGAATTCGACAGCGAAGCGGAGCGGCCGGCCTGGCGGAAGGCCGTCGAGTTCGTAGCGGATGTCGATCGCCGAGCGCTCGGCCCACAGCGTTACTTGCTTTGTGACCGTGATGCTGCGTCCCCAGGCGTTGCCGGTGCGCGCCAGGCGAGCGCATACGCCTTCGCCGATGCGACGCAGGCGGGCCTTGTAGCGACCGTTGACGAAATCCCCACGCTCGGCGGCGCGCCCCTGAGCGACGTCTTCCAACGTCGTTTGTGGATCAAAAAAATGATCGAGCAGACTTTTCCGCGCATAGCTGTCGAACGTCGGCCGATCGGGAGTTTGGTCGGCGCCGGTTCCGGGCGTGGGAGCCGTCCGATGATAAGGCTCGGGCTTGCGAGCCAAGGTGGCCAGCAAGTTGACGTCCAGCTCGCGCACGTCCAGTTCGTACAGACGGCCACCGGCCTCGGGCGCCAGAAAAAGCGCCAGCTTGCTATTCGCCAGTTGCAGCTCTTTGTGAACGTCGAGATTGAAATCCTCGATCGTGGCCGTTAACCACGGCTCGTCACGACCGGCAGCCTCGTCGAGCAGCTTCTCGGCCGCGATGAGATTTCCGTAAACGGCTTGCCGTAGATGAGGAAAGTAAACGCCACCAAAGATGCCGTGCCAGTACGCGCAACCACATTGCGCCCGATGGAGGGCCTGCTGCGCCTCTTGAATAACGGGGAGTTGCTCGTCGTCTTCTTCGGTCTCGTTGGCGGCGGCCGCGCAGCGCCGACTGACGGCCAACATGCGGCAGTACATTTCGTCGACTTCCGGATAGCGCACGCGGAAATTGCGCCACGTGCCGAGCGATGCTGCTGTATGGACGGCCGGAGATTCGCTGGCACCGGAAACGGCGAGCGGAGAGCTTTCGAGCGCCGGCACACCGTCAGTCGAAGGACGGTATCGCGCCAGAGTCGACCACGAGCCCATCTCGCGATAACTTCCCTCGGGCACGTAGATCTTGCCCAGCGGCGCCACGTGATCGATGCATTCGCCCAACGTCGTGACCTGCAACCAATCGGCATTCGCCGCCAGCGTGGTCAGGAAGCGTCGTAGCCATTGTCCTTCTTGCATGCGCTCGTGCATGCCGGGCCACGCGCCGAACTTCTCCGCATCGTCGGCATAGACCAT
The Pirellulales bacterium DNA segment above includes these coding regions:
- a CDS encoding alpha-amylase/4-alpha-glucanotransferase domain-containing protein, which translates into the protein MNNRLRLVLVLHQHQPVGNLDTVNEEIHRTCYAPLLETIAGSPILPINLHTSGSLLDWLAALHPEYVQRLRELATAGRIELLGGAYHDPILPMLSHADRQGQINSFGRRLGQLFGQRPRGMWMPERIWEPSIAADMAACDIEHTVLDDFHFQAAGLTSDQLRGYYLSEADGQLIALFAGDEQLRYLIPFAEPEETIAYLRGIAKKHPGGVMVYADDAEKFGAWPGMHERMQEGQWLRRFLTTLAANADWLQVTTLGECIDHVAPLGKIYVPEGSYREMGSWSTLARYRPSTDGVPALESSPLAVSGASESPAVHTAASLGTWRNFRVRYPEVDEMYCRMLAVSRRCAAAANETEEDDEQLPVIQEAQQALHRAQCGCAYWHGIFGGVYFPHLRQAVYGNLIAAEKLLDEAAGRDEPWLTATIEDFNLDVHKELQLANSKLALFLAPEAGGRLYELDVRELDVNLLATLARKPEPYHRTAPTPGTGADQTPDRPTFDSYARKSLLDHFFDPQTTLEDVAQGRAAERGDFVNGRYKARLRRIGEGVCARLARTGNAWGRSITVTKQVTLWAERSAIDIRYELDGLPPGRPLRFAVEFNFAGLPPDCPDRYFIDANNQVLVDFGRKLDLPSSPSLRLVDRWQGLDVAISASEPAGFWAFPITSLSRSQRGLESIQQSVAVMPHWLAVGDAAGRFAVELRLSIVTASSGVHEALAPDDWLPASSQKTALHGMNYVVDPPHGVLGPKSLGASKARRGQGR
- a CDS encoding alpha/beta hydrolase, which translates into the protein MQTTTFTLNAADGVPLRVYRWLPEGAPQGVVQIAHGWAEHAARYARLAEVLCGHGYGVYAHDHRGHGHTARTSAQLGFLADRDGWQKCIDDLWRVTQHVAAEHPDTPIFGLGHSLGSFMMQQYISEHGEALTGVALSATNGKPPAITPLGIALAYFERLRVGAHGKSKLLHHLTFEVLNKSFEPARTPFDWLSRDASEVDKYVADPLCGFASQVQMYIDVLRGLKEMSSPRRQARIPKSLPIYIFYGSLDPVATNVPQLLDAYRVAGLRNVTSKVYPEARHEVLNEINRDEVTRDLLAWLAGVRAKQPVRTSV
- a CDS encoding redoxin domain-containing protein, which encodes MRRFPLAMISSLTVAVIFASTAAQRLAATESTATPLGKTIASFSLPDHHGRDVPLAEFKDKKAVVLVFLGTECPLAKIYAPRLNELAKEYAAHDVAFLGIDANLQDSLSDIAEFAKSHNLAFPLLKDLGNKLADTVGAQRTPEAFVLDADHVIRYWGRVDDQYGFKTGAGYVKPILNDRSLALALDDVLAGKSVANPITKADGCLIGRVKHEPHGDVTYSNQVARIFNDRCVSCHRPGEIAPFAMTSYDEVQGWAEMIGEVISDGRMPPWFADPRFGHFSNDTRMTEDEKKVVKTWIANGCPEGDKSQLPTPRQFAEGWQIGQPDQVVYMSDNAFDVPAEGTVEYQFFTVDPGWNEDKWVQASECRPSNRGVVHHIIVFVKRDNEDEFSGNRGGLAGYAPGTPPHVNPAGTAVFVPAGSKLVFQLHYTPNGIAQADRSSVGFKFADPQTVKKTLRDGMVGDLAFKIPPGDSNFQVQARHRFLKDTLLLSLMPHMHLRGKNFKFEAQYPDGTKEVLLDVPNYDFNWQLRYYLAEPKLMPKGTRLECTAYFDNSAENLANPDPAATVTFGEQTWEEMMFGFYTSVDPKEDRTANKVATIPGDAKPSTSAPATTTGTDAGRE
- a CDS encoding PhnD/SsuA/transferrin family substrate-binding protein, giving the protein MSQASPRKAAMPALLRTGLYLLLAGTLGMTALGTFHVMQDRANLRATEDRLVAWHGLNKTVNKRLAATYKDADGGLLADPPSDPQQWLDPDTLVLAHYIDADADAQIVAWEDLQSHLAQATGKTIVLQEYRNTADDVAEIKAGTIQLVALHAADTPYVVNNAGFVPVAVLGTATGAHGNRLDIAVPTDSAIKTLADLRTRTLTCTAPDSITGYRAAIAVLAQDTAMRPDVDYSLNFSHGQKRSIQGLVKGDFEVAALSDDKVQSMLKKGTLEESQYRVIFQSEVIPRLTIGNVYNLAPETAAKVTAAILSFTNEKGASEDDSPEPMRFYPVDYPKDFEFVRRIDDSFDPRFSKNLKPVISVPDETAAASPPAESSNKPADASAPDEHAGAQ
- a CDS encoding FKBP-type peptidyl-prolyl cis-trans isomerase; the encoded protein is MFVRTAIQEFRDRVVPGIRVIAESEGAGPAAERGDLVEFDSQGCLSRGERIQELMSYATQLGSRRIIAGIEYALIGMKVGGYRKVKISPHLGYRDQGVVGKIPPKAVLVYELWLTKVEKSSPHKDS